In the genome of Pseudanabaena mucicola str. Chao 1806, the window GCAATCGACGAGAGCTAAGCAGGGCGCGGATAACATAGGTAACGACTCCCCAGATCTGGAATTCTGTATCTTCGGTGATGCTGATTAGTTGACAATTGGGGTTTTCGGATAGCAGTTGTAGCCGTCTCCGATTGCGGCTGACTCGACGGATTACCAAATCACCATTGACGGAAGCTACGACTATTTTCTGCTCAGTGACTTCGATTGAGCGATCCACTATCAGCAGATCCCCTTGCTGTAATCCACTCTCTAGCATTGGCTCTCCCTCAAATCGCATGAAAAAAGTGGCTGCAGGTTGACTGATCAAATAACGGTTGAGATCTAAATGAGATTCGAGTAGATCGTCCGCAGGTGAGGGAAATCCTGCCGAAACTCTGCTTGAAAATAGCGGCAACCTTATCGGTGATTCAGTACAAGGCTTTCTTATTTGACCGATATTAACCATTGCTATGCCCTAAATTTATACTTATGATTATCGTACAATATTTAAAGCTTTTATAGTTGATGTTTTTTCTGTCTCCAATTTCAGTCAAGACTGTCAGTTGGTCTCACATCTTGCAGATTTTAGCTAGGCAGTTTGAGGTATTGCTCAATAGGTAAGTGGCGCTTTGCGCCATCCTTACCTATTGAGCAATACCAAGATTTGAGAGAAAAAAACTGCTTTATGTGGGGCTAAGTTGCGGCGCTATCAACAAATTTGATCAAGCTTTTGGATTTCTACAGTAATAGGACTTACGCAAACCGAACAAATTTATTACACATTGGGTAGATGTGTAAGTCCTAAGTAATATTCCACCAAGTTGGAAACTGATTAGAAGATTCTATCCAACCACTAGGAATAATTTTACTCGAAGATAATACGGCAATAGGAGTTACTATTTCTTGAGGATTCGCACCGCCATGATATCCATTTTTTTTAGGCTTATAGCGAATTTGCTCTGACCAAGGCGCAATGATTGACTTGTGACCAGAGGCAACAATTCGATTGCCAATTAATCGACATTCTGCATCCGTTAGATTTCCATGATCGGGTTGCCACCGTTCACCTCCCTCTGTCGTAGATATCAGGCTAGTTCCATGCTCAATTATGTGACCATGATCGCTGGCTAAAATAACAATCCGATCTGCTGATTTTGCTTCTTCTAGAAGTGCTGGGATAACCTTAATCGATTGCTGAGTCCAGTCAACAT includes:
- a CDS encoding LexA family protein; the protein is MVNIGQIRKPCTESPIRLPLFSSRVSAGFPSPADDLLESHLDLNRYLISQPAATFFMRFEGEPMLESGLQQGDLLIVDRSIEVTEQKIVVASVNGDLVIRRVSRNRRRLQLLSENPNCQLISITEDTEFQIWGVVTYVIRALLSSRRLQ